The Candidatus Omnitrophota bacterium genome contains the following window.
TACTAATACCACGTTCCTGCGCCAGGTAATCCCGAAGGTGGGGTGGATGCTAAATAGTGTTTGGCTGGGCAGGCCGGATTTGGCAAGCTTCTTGATAGAGAATTCGCTTCCCCCTACCCAGGACCCGTTAAAGATGATATTGTCGAATTCTGCCTGTTGGTGATGATGCGCCGCTATAAAATAATCAAATTGCGCGCGGGTAAGCTTCTGCCATCTGCCTTCTGACCTTTCGGCAGAATAAAAAGGTATAGTCATCCAGCTGCGTATATCTTCACCGTGGATAATAAAGAAGCGTGAAGTCATGCGCTGGATAACCATAAACCAGCTTTCGGCAATTTCAATTCTAATATTTCTTAAATTAGATAGGCGCTGTTTTATAATATAATAAATAAGATATTCTAAATTATCAGTAGGAGACATTTCTCCCGGCTTGCCGATTCTGCCATGGTTACCTACGATGCAGTAACAATTCACATGTTCATATTGCGCGGCCAAGAATATCAGGAATTCCGCGATACGTTCAGATGCCAGGATCACCTGACTTACCACTTTCATGTCTACCTGGCGCATCTGGCCGAGGAATATGGTTGCATTATCTATGATATCCCCAAGGAAGAATACGTTAAATACTTTGACCGGCGGATGATAATGTTTAATCTTTATAAGACCCTCCTTTAAAAAAGATAGCCTTCGTAAGAATACTTCATAATTATAATTGCCGAGGCCGCCGGTTTCCTTTTGGTTAACCAATTCTCCTATTTGGCTGTCTGACCATAAAAGGCCCCATTCCTCTTCATCCAAAGACGAAGGTATCTTGATCTTGGGGGCTTTAAATGTCTTATACTTTGGTATCTTGTTTACCGCGCGCAGGATGCTTTTGCCGATCTGTTCAAATAATGTCTTGTAATGAAATGCCTCGGCTTCCTGGCTGTTAGAGAGGTGTCCGCGCCGGCGGTTGGGTTGGATTTTGGGGATGATATTGCGGACCTTGAGTTCTCGTATATGATGGTCTATGGCGTGGATAGATTTGTTTACGGCTACGGCTATATCAGGATAGGTATCTCCACGGTTATATAATTTTATAAGCTTCTTTACCTGTTTTTTCGACCAGGTCGATTTTGGCAAATGAAGTCTCTCTTTTTATTATTGCTCGTTTGACTTTTTCCAGATTGCGTATGCTGTTTCCCGCAATAGATTCAGTTCGTAATCCCCCAGTTCAATACCTTTTTGCATCGCAGCCTTTGTCATATAGTCAGCAAAGGCTTTCCTCTTAGCATCGTCTGTAGGTAATCCCTGAATGGCGACCTGCTTGACTGCCTCAATGGCCAGATCCTGCAGGGATTTAACTGCTGCAGCTGTGCTGGCACTTAAGACCTCTTTTAAAAATGGTTCGGCTACTGTCCATAACTTTTTGATAAAATCTCCTGCTTTAACAAATAAACCTTTAAAGAAACCTGCTATCCTGCTCCATGCGCCCATTTGTTACCTCCTTCTATTTAGCCACTTCCAAAGCGGCGATTCTTTTTTCTTTATAGGCTTTTGCCCATCTAACCTATCTTCCCCTGGCCAAGGTTTTGTGATATTAAAGAAAAAACCCTTTTTTAATTTCATTTTCCACCAATTACTTAGCCAGCTCATCCTTTTAATTTAGTTATAGCATCTGCGACCAGGGCCGCGGAATTCTTCGATACTTCAATATCGGGAAGCTTCTGGGCCACTCTGTCTACAATGATTCCTATTACCCACCGGCTGAGCCAGCTCAACTTGATCATTCCTCCTTTTTCGGCATTCATGATTGCATTCATCGCTATCTTTTTACGCTCCTCCAGGGTGATCTTCCCGTCTGCAGCTGCGGCCTCTACATCCTTGATAATCGGCTCAACCATGGGCGAAAGCTTAGCCCATTTGTCTACGGCCCAGGCTATAAAATGCCTTATCTTGATTACAACAGCTATAACACCTGAAAATATCGCCAATGCCTTCGCTATCTCCATCTATCCCTCCTTCGTTTTAACTTCTGACTTTTCCAATATGCTCGTTATAATATTAATGTCCTTAACTAAGTCTTTTTTAAGCAGTTCATTTATCCCTAATTTATTCAACATATCTTTATGTCTCTTAGCCGTAACAACGATAAATTTATATTCATGCAGGTCAATCTCAAGCTTAACTTTCTTATCTATACAATTCTGGCCAGTCTGTATCATATCCCAAATGCGCTTCGCAATTTAAACATAAGATATCATCCCTGCCTTCATTCCTGGAGAGGCGCAGGACCCCCGCGAGAGCGCATACCCAGGTAAAACATATATGGCACCAGATAGTTTTGTCTTTATCATTCTTGTTCACCTGAATTCATCCTGTAATTTTATCCAGG
Protein-coding sequences here:
- a CDS encoding metallophosphoesterase, which translates into the protein MPKSTWSKKQVKKLIKLYNRGDTYPDIAVAVNKSIHAIDHHIRELKVRNIIPKIQPNRRRGHLSNSQEAEAFHYKTLFEQIGKSILRAVNKIPKYKTFKAPKIKIPSSLDEEEWGLLWSDSQIGELVNQKETGGLGNYNYEVFLRRLSFLKEGLIKIKHYHPPVKVFNVFFLGDIIDNATIFLGQMRQVDMKVVSQVILASERIAEFLIFLAAQYEHVNCYCIVGNHGRIGKPGEMSPTDNLEYLIYYIIKQRLSNLRNIRIEIAESWFMVIQRMTSRFFIIHGEDIRSWMTIPFYSAERSEGRWQKLTRAQFDYFIAAHHHQQAEFDNIIFNGSWVGGSEFSIKKLAKSGLPSQTLFSIHPTFGITWRRNVVLVDPKEIKKVPVEIYR